Sequence from the Cellulomonas fimi ATCC 484 genome:
CGCGCTGGACGCCGTCGTCGCCCTGCCGCGGGCCGTCGAGCGCCGTGGTCCGCAGGCGCGGGCTGAAACCCACGCCCGCGCGGTGGCCCGCGAGGCCCGGGGTGCCGGTCCAGCCGGTCGACGCCTCGGGCAGGAGGGTCACGGGGACGGCGACGTCGAGGCCGCCGGAGACCGGGACGGACTGCGCCGCGTCGAGCAGGCCGCGCAGGGAGTCGTCGTCGAGCGGGCCGAGATCGGGGCCCCAGTGGACGATCCGCGGCAGACCGCCGTCGGTGGTGTCAAGGACGAGGCTCGTGCCGCCGGAGCGGAGGTGGAGCGGTGCGGTGAGTCGGGTGGGCGTGAGCACGGATTCATTCCACGGTGGAATTAACTATTGTGTCAACTGTGGTCACGATCCCATTTCTGGCGATGTCGCCGCTTCCCTTGGTTCCGTGACGGAAGGTACGGTCACAGGACACGTCGTGCCCCGATCGCCACGACCGAGACGCCGAGGAGCGGAGGACCCGTGGTCGCGGAAGCACCAGAGTGGGCCGAGGGAGGCAGCGAGCTCCAGGTCGCCCTCGAGGTGCTGCTGCGCGGCCCCCTGTCGCGCGCCGAGCTCGCCCGCCGGCTCGACCTGTCGCAGCCGACCCTGACGCGGCTCACCAAGGACCTCGTCCGCCGCGGCCTGCTGGTCGAGTCCGACGCCCGCCCCGGCCCCGCCGTCGGGCGCCCCAGCCAGCCGCTCGACGTCGACGCCACCTCCCACCACTTCGTCGGCGTCAACCTCGCCGTCGGCACCGCGCACGCCGTGCTCGTCGACCTGCGCGGCACGGTGGTCGCGACGAGCTCCGCGGACCTCCCGCAGGACGCCCCGGAGGCGGTCGTCGCGGTGGTCGGCGACCTCGCGGACGCCGTGGTCGCCGCCGCGCCCGCCGGCACGGTCCTGGCCGGCGTCCCGACCGGGCTCGGCGTGAGCCTCGGCGGCCACTCCCCCGACGGGACGACGGTGCACCTCGCACCCTTCCTCGGCTGGCACGACGTGCCTCTCGGCGCGCTCGTGCGCGAGCGGACCGGCCTCCCGACGGTCGTCGAGAACGACGTCGCCGCCCTCGCGTCCGCGGAGCACTGGTTCGGCGCGGGGCGCGACGCGCGCACGTTCGCCGTGGTGACGGTCGGTGCAGGCGTGGGCTACGGGCTCGTCGTGCACGACCGCCTGGTGCGGCACGCCGACATGGGGCTCGGGCTCGTCGGCCACTTCCCGCTCGACCCGAACGGCCCGCTGTGCCCGGAGGGTCACCGCGGCTGTGCCGGCGCGATGCTCACGACGGAGGCCCTCGAGGCAGAGGCCGCCGTCGCGCTGCGGCGCCCGGTCACCTCCACCGAGCTGCTCGACCTGGCTCGCGACGGCGACCCCGCGGCGCGTCGCATCGTCGACGACGCCGGCCGGGCGCTCGGCCGGCTCGTCGCCGCCGTCGCGAACCTCACGATGCCCGACCTCGTGGTGCTCACCGGTGAGGGGGTGGACCTCGCGGTCGTCGCCGACGGCGCGCTGCGAGCCGCGCTCGCCGCGGACCGGAACCCGAAGGCCACACCGGTCGACCTCGTCGTGGAGCCCGGCGACTTCTCGCAGTGGGCGCGCGGCGCTGCGGTCGTCGCGATCCAGGACTACGTGCTGCGCTCGCGCTGACCCCCACCGCCGAACCGGAACAACTGCCTGTTGCACAACTACTTTCCGTGATGGAAACTACTCGCATGACGGAACACGAGAGCCTTCCCGCCCCCACCGCCGACGAGGCCCGCACCCTGCTCGCCCGGTCCGCCGCCGCAGCCGGGACGCTGCGCGCGAGCGGCCAGAACCGCCACGCGCTGTGGCTCACCGGCCACGCCGCGGCGACCTTCATGTTCTTCGTCGGGCTCGCGACGACTCCCGAGGACACCGGGGCCCTCGTGCTCGCCGGCTCCTACGGCGCCGTCCTGCTCGCCCTGTCGCTCGCCTGGCTGCGCGGCGCCCCCATGACCAAGCACGGCATGGGCCGCCGGTGGGTCGCCGCCGTCACCACGTGGGGCGTCGTCTACGCGCTCGCGCTCGTCGTCGGGCTCACGTGGCTGCGCGAGTCCGTGCTGTGGTGGCTCGTCGCCGCCGTCCTCGCGACCGTGCCGCTCGCGTGGGGCGCGTGGCGGGAGGCGCAGGCATGACACCGCCGCTGCCCGGCCCCGACGCGGTGGGCGAGCCCGCCCGCGCCCGGCTCGACGAGGTCGTGCACTCCCCCGTCCGCCTGTCCGTCGTCGCCGCGCTTGCCGCGACCGACGAGGCCGAGTTCGGCGCGGTGCGCGACGCGGTCGAGATCAGCGACTCCGCCCTCTCCAAGGCGGTGGCCGTGCTCGAGCAGGCGGGCTACGTCACCGTGCGCAAGGGCTACGTCGGCAAGCGTCCGCGCACCTGGCTCGCGCTGACCCCGACGGGGCGCGGGGCCCTGCGCGACCACCTCGCGGCGCTGCGCGCGATCGCGGGCGACTGACCGCTGCCGCGCGCGCCGCCTACGGTGGGGCGATGACGTCGGTCAGGAAGGTCCAGGTCACGTTCGACTGCGCGGAGCCGCGCCGCGTCGCCGCCTTCTGGTGCGCCGTGCTGGGGTACGTCCCGCCCGCACCGCCCGACGGGCACGCGACGTGGGAGGACGCCGAGGCGTCCCTGCCGCCCGAGCGGCGCGGGGCGTGGGCCGCCGCCGCCGACCCCGAGGGCGTGGGACCGCGGCTGTACTTCCAGCGCGTGCCCGAGGGCAAGGTCGTCAAGAACCGCGTGCACCTCGACGTGCGGGTCGGGGTCGGGCTCGTCGGCGAGGAGCGCGTCGCCGCCCTCGAGGCCGAGTGCGCCCGGCTCGTCGCCGTCGGAGGGACCCGGGTCCGGCTGCTGCCCGCGGACGACGAGGACGAGTCGTGCCTCGTCATGCAGGACGTCGAGGGCAACGAGTTCTGCCTCGACTGAGGCCGCGCGCCGGGCGTCGCCGCCCCCGCGCCTCCCCGGGTCAGGCCGACGGGTCCGGGGCGGTCGGCGGAGGTCTCGGGCGCCGTCACCCGCTCAGCTCGGCGGGCGCCCGACCGCTCACGACAGGACGGCACCGCGCGACGCGGACTGCACGAGCTTCTGGTACTTGCCGAGGACGCCGCGGGTGTACCGGGGCGCGATCGGCTCCCACCCGACGGCACGCTCCGCGAGGGTCGCGTCGTCGACGAGCAGGTCCAGGGCCGCGTGCGCGACGTCGAGGCGGATCCGGTCACCGTCACGCACGAACGCGATCGGCCCCGCGTCGACGGCCTCGGGGGCGATGTGCCCGACGCACAGTCCCGTCGTCCCGCCGGAGAAGCGGCCGTCCGTCACGAGCAGGACGTCCTTGCCGAGACCGGCGCCCTTGATCGCGCCGGTGATCGCGAGCATCTCGCGCATGCCCGGCCCGCCCTTGGGGCCCTCGTAGCGGATCACGACGACGTCGCCCGCCTGGATCGTGCCGTCCTCGAGCGCGTCGAGCGCGGCCCGCTCCCGCTCGAACACGCGCGCGGTCCCCTCGAACACGTCGGAGTCGAAACCCGCCGACTTCACGACCGCGCCCTCGGGCGCGAGCGAACCGTGCAGGATCGTGATGCCGCCCGTGCGGTGGATCGGGTCGTCGAGCGCCCGCAGGATCTTGCCGTCGGGGTCGGGCGGGGCGATCTGCGCGAGGTTCTCCGCGACGGTCCGGCCGGTCACGGTGAGGCAGTCGCCGTGCAGGAGGCCCGCGTCGAGCAGCGCCTTCATGACGACGGGGACGCCGCCGATGCGGTCGACGTCGTTCATGACGTACCGGCCGAACGGCTTGAGGTCTCCGAGGTGCGGCACGCGCGCCGCGACGCGGCTGAAGTCGTCGAGCGTGAGGTCGACCTCCGCCTCGTGCGCGATCGCGAGCAGGTGCAGCACCGCGTTGGTCGAGCCGCCGAACGCCATGACCACCGCGATCGCGTTCTCGAAGGCCTCCTTGGTCATGATCTGGCGCGCCGTGATCCCGCGCCGCAGCAGCTCGACGACCGCCTCCCCCGAGCGTCGGGCGAACTGGTCGCGGCGGCGGTCGGCCGACGGCGGTGCGGCCGAGCCCGGCAGCGACATGCCCATCGCCTCCGCGACCGACGCCATGGTGTTCGCGGTGTACATGCCGCCGCACGCACCCTCGCCCGGGCAGATCGCACGCTCGATCCGGTCGACGTCCTCCGGGCTCATGAGCCCCCGAGCGCACGCCCCGACGGCCTCGAACGCGTCGATGATCGTCACGTCCTTCTCGGTGCCGTCGGACAGCTTGACCCAGCCCGGCATGATCGAGCCCGCGTAGAGGAACACGCTCGCCAGGTCGAGGCGCGCGGCCGCCATGAGCATCCCCGGCAGCGACTTGTCGCACCCCGCGAGCAGCACCGACCCGTCGAGGCGCTCGGCCATCATCACGGTCTCGACGGAGTCCGCGATGACGTCCCGGCTCACGAGCGAGTAGTGCATGCCCTCGTGGCCCATCGAGATGCCGTCCGACACCGAGATCGTGCCGAACTCCAGCGGGTAGCCGCCGCCCGCGTGCACGCCGTCCTTGACCGCCTTGGCCAGGCGGTCGAGCGACAGGTTGCACGGCGTGATCTCGTTCCACGACGACGCGACGCCGACCTGCGGCTTCGCGAAGTCCTCGTCCCCGAGCCCGACCGCGCGCAGCATCCCGCGCGCGGCCGTCGCCTCGAGCCCGTCGGTCACCTGCCGCGAGCGCGGCTTGATGTCGACCCCGGGCGTGCCGTCCTGCGTCGTCGTCATGAGCCGAGACTAGGCAGGCCGGGCGCACCGGGCACCCCGCACCGCACCTGCCGGACCACCCGGATGCCGCACGGGGTCACACCCGAGGTCCCTCATCACCGGGCGCGCGCGTGCCGATCCTTGTGGTGACCCTGCACGACACCCGTCCGTGCCGACGACGGTCCCGCACGACGACACCCGGGGGGAGGTGCCGATGCGCTCCCCTGCCGCGCCGCGCCCTCGCACGCTCGACCGCGTGACGTGGCAGGCGTTCCTCGTCGGCGGGCTGCTCCTGGTGTCCGTCGTCATGCTCACGCCGGGCTGGGCCGGAGAGATCCTGTGGGACGCCGTCCCGCTGCTCGCCGTCGGCGCGATGGTGCTCGGCGTGCGCCGGAACCGGCCCGCGGCCGCGCGCGCCTGGTGGTGGCTGACCGCCGGCGTCGCGTGGTGGACCGCCGTCGACGTCGGGTGGACCACCTGGTACGTGGTCGTGGGCGACAGCGACCTGGTGCCGTGGTGGTACGACGTCCTCTACGTGCCGACCTACGTGCTGCTCGTCGTCGGGCTCGCGCGCCTGCCGCGCAACTCGCTGCGGGTGCGGCACGAGACCGCCACGATGGACGCCGTCGTCGTCGTGGTCGGGTTCGCGCTGCTGTACTGGGCGATCGTGTTCCGCAGCGTCCTCGGCCCGGACGTCGTGCACGACCCGGCGCGGTCGCTGTCGGTCCTCTCGCTCGCGATGGGCCTCGGTGTCGTCCTCATGACCGCCCGGCTGTGGTTCCGCTACGGCAACCGCAACCGCGCGTACGCGCTGCTCGGCTGGGGCGTGACCGCCTCGACGTTCGCCGACATGCTCTACACGGTGACCCTCACCGGCGACGGCCTGCCGGGCATCTCTGTGCTCGACACCTCGCTCACGGAGGGCGTCGGCAGCGCGAGCTGGCTCGTGTGGTTCGTGCTGTTCGGGACGGCCGCGCTGCACCCCGCGACCCGCGGCTCGGAGGACGCGGCGCCCAGCACCGCACTGACGCTGGCGCGCGGGATCGTCTTCTTCCTCGTGGTGACCGTCGGACCCGTGACGTTCCTGCTCACGCTGCGCACGGGCGCGTCGGTCACGCTCGCGTGGGAGGACCTCGCGGTGCCGCTCCTGACGGTCGGGCTCCTGTCGGCGTTCCTCGTCGCCCGGCTCGTCGTCGGTACGAGCACCGCGCAGCGGCGCGCGATCCAGCTCGACCGGCAGGCCACCGAGCTGTCCCGTGCGCTGCACGAGCAGCGGGCCCTGCAGGAGCTGCTCAGCCACCAGGCCCGGCACGACCCGCTCACGGGGCTCGGCAACCGCGCGCACTTCAACGACCGGCTGGCTGCCTCCGACGGGGCCGGCGGGCGCGCGGTCCTCATGATCGACCTCGACGGCTTCAAGAGCGTGAACGACGACAACGGGCACCCGGCGGGCGACGAGCTGCTGTCGCAGGTGGCGGCCCGCATGCGCGGCGTCGTCGGGGACCGGGACACCGTCGCGCGGATCGGCGGCGACGAGTTCGCCGTGCTGCTGGAGCACACCGACGAGAGCGCCGCGCACGACGCCGCGTGGCGCGTGGTCCGCGCGATCGGGGAGGCGTTCGTCGTCGACGCGCAGGCGGTGCGCGTCACCGCGAGCATCGGCGTGCGGCTGCTGGACGGGTCGGTGGGGACCGAGGAGGCGCTGCGGGACGCGGACCTCGCCCTCTACGCCGCGAAGGCGGCAGGCAAGAACCAGGTGTGCGTGTTCGACCCGCGGCTGCGCGCCGAGCAGGTCGGCCGGTCCCGGCTCGTCTCCGGGCTGCGGCACGCCCTGAGCCGGGACGAGCTCGTGGTCCACTACCAGCCGGTCGTCGATCTCGTCACGCGCGAGGTGCTGTCGGTCGAGGCGCTGCTGCGCTGGCAGTCCGCGCGCGGGCTCGTCATGCCGGACCGGTTCATCCCCGTGGCCGAGGACACCGGCCTGATCGTGCCGATCGGCGATCACGTGCTGCGCCGCGCCACCGCGGACGCCCGCGTGTGGTTCGACGCGCACGGCGTCGGCGTGCACGTCAACGTCTCCGGTCGTCAGCTGCGCCGCCCCGACGTCGTGCCGACCGTCCTGGGCGCACTCGATGCCGCGGGCCTGCCCGGGCGCGCGCTCGTGCTGGAGATCACCGAGACCGCGCTGCTCGCGACCGGCAAGCCCGAGACCGCGCTCGTCGCCGCGCACCTGTCCGAGCTGCGCGAGCACGGCGTGCGCGTCGCGATCGACGACTTCGGCACGGGCTACTCCTCGCTCGCCTACCTGCAGCGCCTGCCCGTCGACATCGTGAAGATCGACGGGGCCTTCACGCGGTTCGCCGCCGACCCCGGCGACGAGGCGCGCCGCCGCCGCGCCCTGGCCACCGCGATCGTCGACCTGTGCGCGACGCTCGACCTGCAGGCCGTCGCCGAGCAGATCGAGACCGCCGAGGAGGCCGAGGCCGTGCGCGCGCTCGGCTGCCCGCTCGGCCAGGGCTACCTGTTCGGCCGCCCGGTCCCCCGCGACCAGATCGCGCCCCTGCTCGGCAGCCCCGACGTCACGGCGCACCGCTCCCGCTGACGTCCCGCGCACGGTCGCGTGCGACGACCGCACGCCCGGCGATCGTCAGCGGTCGACGCGGGTCAGGGGACGGGACGTCACGGGTCGACGACCGTGCGGCCCTCGACGCCGGCGACGTCCTGGCCGCCGACACGTCGTGGTCGACCTGCCGCGACGTCATGGTCGTCGTCGTGCACCCCTCCGGACGGAGGTACGTACCGACGCACGGCGAGAGAGCCCGACCACCGGACGTCAGCCGCGGCGGAGGCGGCTCACGTCGCGGACCGCGCCGCGGTCGGCGGACGTCGCCATCGCGGCGTAGGCCTGCAGCGCCGGCGAGACGTAGCGGTCACGGTTCACCGGCTGCCACGGGTTCTCCGAGGCCTCCATCTTGGCGCGCCGCTCCGCGAGGACCGCGTCGGGCACGTTGATGCGGATGAGGCGGGTCTCGACGTCGATCTCGATCTCGTCGCCGTCCTCGATCAGCCCGATCGCGCCGCCGGCCGCCGCCTCGGGGCTCACGTGGCCC
This genomic interval carries:
- a CDS encoding winged helix-turn-helix domain-containing protein: MTPPLPGPDAVGEPARARLDEVVHSPVRLSVVAALAATDEAEFGAVRDAVEISDSALSKAVAVLEQAGYVTVRKGYVGKRPRTWLALTPTGRGALRDHLAALRAIAGD
- a CDS encoding ROK family transcriptional regulator; the protein is MVAEAPEWAEGGSELQVALEVLLRGPLSRAELARRLDLSQPTLTRLTKDLVRRGLLVESDARPGPAVGRPSQPLDVDATSHHFVGVNLAVGTAHAVLVDLRGTVVATSSADLPQDAPEAVVAVVGDLADAVVAAAPAGTVLAGVPTGLGVSLGGHSPDGTTVHLAPFLGWHDVPLGALVRERTGLPTVVENDVAALASAEHWFGAGRDARTFAVVTVGAGVGYGLVVHDRLVRHADMGLGLVGHFPLDPNGPLCPEGHRGCAGAMLTTEALEAEAAVALRRPVTSTELLDLARDGDPAARRIVDDAGRALGRLVAAVANLTMPDLVVLTGEGVDLAVVADGALRAALAADRNPKATPVDLVVEPGDFSQWARGAAVVAIQDYVLRSR
- a CDS encoding putative bifunctional diguanylate cyclase/phosphodiesterase; its protein translation is MRSPAAPRPRTLDRVTWQAFLVGGLLLVSVVMLTPGWAGEILWDAVPLLAVGAMVLGVRRNRPAAARAWWWLTAGVAWWTAVDVGWTTWYVVVGDSDLVPWWYDVLYVPTYVLLVVGLARLPRNSLRVRHETATMDAVVVVVGFALLYWAIVFRSVLGPDVVHDPARSLSVLSLAMGLGVVLMTARLWFRYGNRNRAYALLGWGVTASTFADMLYTVTLTGDGLPGISVLDTSLTEGVGSASWLVWFVLFGTAALHPATRGSEDAAPSTALTLARGIVFFLVVTVGPVTFLLTLRTGASVTLAWEDLAVPLLTVGLLSAFLVARLVVGTSTAQRRAIQLDRQATELSRALHEQRALQELLSHQARHDPLTGLGNRAHFNDRLAASDGAGGRAVLMIDLDGFKSVNDDNGHPAGDELLSQVAARMRGVVGDRDTVARIGGDEFAVLLEHTDESAAHDAAWRVVRAIGEAFVVDAQAVRVTASIGVRLLDGSVGTEEALRDADLALYAAKAAGKNQVCVFDPRLRAEQVGRSRLVSGLRHALSRDELVVHYQPVVDLVTREVLSVEALLRWQSARGLVMPDRFIPVAEDTGLIVPIGDHVLRRATADARVWFDAHGVGVHVNVSGRQLRRPDVVPTVLGALDAAGLPGRALVLEITETALLATGKPETALVAAHLSELREHGVRVAIDDFGTGYSSLAYLQRLPVDIVKIDGAFTRFAADPGDEARRRRALATAIVDLCATLDLQAVAEQIETAEEAEAVRALGCPLGQGYLFGRPVPRDQIAPLLGSPDVTAHRSR
- the ilvD gene encoding dihydroxy-acid dehydratase, with amino-acid sequence MTTTQDGTPGVDIKPRSRQVTDGLEATAARGMLRAVGLGDEDFAKPQVGVASSWNEITPCNLSLDRLAKAVKDGVHAGGGYPLEFGTISVSDGISMGHEGMHYSLVSRDVIADSVETVMMAERLDGSVLLAGCDKSLPGMLMAAARLDLASVFLYAGSIMPGWVKLSDGTEKDVTIIDAFEAVGACARGLMSPEDVDRIERAICPGEGACGGMYTANTMASVAEAMGMSLPGSAAPPSADRRRDQFARRSGEAVVELLRRGITARQIMTKEAFENAIAVVMAFGGSTNAVLHLLAIAHEAEVDLTLDDFSRVAARVPHLGDLKPFGRYVMNDVDRIGGVPVVMKALLDAGLLHGDCLTVTGRTVAENLAQIAPPDPDGKILRALDDPIHRTGGITILHGSLAPEGAVVKSAGFDSDVFEGTARVFERERAALDALEDGTIQAGDVVVIRYEGPKGGPGMREMLAITGAIKGAGLGKDVLLVTDGRFSGGTTGLCVGHIAPEAVDAGPIAFVRDGDRIRLDVAHAALDLLVDDATLAERAVGWEPIAPRYTRGVLGKYQKLVQSASRGAVLS
- a CDS encoding VOC family protein, with amino-acid sequence MTSVRKVQVTFDCAEPRRVAAFWCAVLGYVPPAPPDGHATWEDAEASLPPERRGAWAAAADPEGVGPRLYFQRVPEGKVVKNRVHLDVRVGVGLVGEERVAALEAECARLVAVGGTRVRLLPADDEDESCLVMQDVEGNEFCLD